One stretch of Euphorbia lathyris chromosome 7, ddEupLath1.1, whole genome shotgun sequence DNA includes these proteins:
- the LOC136235406 gene encoding THO complex subunit 5B-like translates to MEDGEIVEAVAMEEEAQLPMQSKNGKSPYEMLRESKTSVEEIAAQILSIKKDNKPKSELRELVAQMFLNFVNLRQANRSILLEEDRAKTQTERAKAPVDFTTLQLHNLMYEKSHYGKAIKACKDFKSKYPDIELVPEDEFHRDAPEHIKGPVLSPDTSHNLMLKRLNFELHQRKELCQLHEKLEQRKKSLLETIANRKKFLSSLPSHLKSLKKASLPVQNQLGVLHTKKMKQLNSAELLPPPLYVIYSQFLAQKEAFGEHIELEVVGSLKDAQAFARQQASKDNGISTNVETSRLEDDAPDDDDDGQRRRKRPRRVPSKESLDHTGVYQVHPLKIILHTYDDEFSDPKSAKLITLKFEYMLKLNVVCVGVEGSHEGPQNSILCNLFPDDTGAELPHQSAKLFIKDVPAFDETRTSRPYKWAQHLAGIDFLPEIAPLLSDLQNASSETAKNDVVVSGLSLYRQQNRVQTVVQRIRSRRRAQLALVEQLDSLMKLQWPPLNCENVPWALHSPFCNLHGWSSARPSAIQTSSVPDTDKVLELMDVDVQKGSGISKEELEGAREDGELPSLVASVSNNVKLNSSRSSNVEHTKQLALISKSAISPISKTKSLSFKKHDEDSDLLLDTDSDQDDLASFEPEVENEASAEQDKMNEKLWVEYGAKEHLLVLTRNMDAKGGNVKLEAKIKISMEYPLRPPLFALSLHSTGENHDETVGSEYCNELRAMEAEVNLYILRILPSKQENYILAHQVRCLAMLFDYLMDEASPFQKRSTSVVDVGLCKPVIGKLLARSFRGRDRRKMISWKDME, encoded by the exons ATGGAGGACGGCGAGATAGTGGAAGCAGTAGCTATGGAAGAAGAGGCACAGTTACCTATGCAATCTAAGAATGGTAAGTCACCTTATGAAATGCTGCGAGAAAGCAAAACTTCAGTGGAGGAGATCGCAGCCCAGATTCTGTCCATAAAAAAAGATAACAAGCCTAAATCGGAGCTCCGGGAACTTGTCGCCCAAATGTTTCTCAACTTCGTCAACCTCCGCCAG GCGAACCGCTCGATTCTACTAGAAGAGGATAGAGCGAAGACACAGACTGAACGCGCGAAGGCCCCAGTGGATTTTACGACTCTGCAACTTCATAATTTGATGTATGAGAAGAGTCATTATGGTAAAGCTATAAAAGCTTGTAAGGACTTCAAGTCTAAATATCCTGATATTGAGCTTGTTCCCGAAGACGAGTTCCACCGTGATGCCCCTGAACATATCAAAGGTCCTGTTTTGTCTCCTGATACTTCACACAACTTGATGCTCAAGAGGCTCAATTTTGAGCTGCACCAG CGCAAAGAGCTGTGCCAGCTCCATGAGAAACTGGAACAGCGTAAGAAAAGTTTGTTGGAGACCATTGCAAACCGCAAGAAGTTTTTGTCAAGTCTTCCTTCACACCTCAAGTCACTTAAGAAAGCATCATTACCTGTACAAAACCAATTAGGGGTTCTGCACACGAAAAAAATGAAGCAGCTAAACTCAGCAGAGTTACTTCCTCCTCCATTATATGTAATTTACTCTCAGTTCCTGGCACAAAAGGAAGCATTTGGAGAACATATTGAATTGGAGGTTGTAGGAAGTCTGAAAGATGCTCAAGCTTTTGCCCGgcaacaagcgagtaaggaTAATG GCATATCTACCAATGTGGAGACTTCCAGGTTGGAGGATGATGcacctgatgatgatgatgatggtcAGAGAAGGAGAAAACGGCCAAGGAGGGTTCCAAGCAAGGAAAGTCTGGACCACACAGGAGTGTACCAAGTTCATCCACTAAAGATCATACTTCATACATATGATGACGAGTTTTCTGATCCAAAGTCGGCAAAGCTTATCACTCTCAAGTTTGAATACATGTTGAAGTTGAATGTTGTATGTGTTGGGGTGGAGGGATCCCATGAAGGACCTCAGAATAGCATATTATGCAATTTATTTCCTGATGACACTGGTGCTGAGCTTCCTCACCAG TCAGCGAAGCTGTTCATTAAAGATGTCCCAGCATTTGATGAAACTAGAACGTCTCGCCCATATAAGTGGGCCCAGCATTTGGCAGGGATAGATTTCTTACCAGAGATTGCTCCATTGCTTAGTGACCTTCAAAATGCAAGCAGTGAAACAGCAAAAAATGATGTTGTTGTATCAGGTTTATCGCTTTATCGTCAGCAGAACCGAGTGCAAACTGTTGTGCAAAGAATTCGTTCTCGGAGAAGGGCGCAGCTGGCTCTTGT GGAACAGCTTGATTCACTTATGAAGCTTCAATGGCCGCCATTGAATTGTGAAAATGTTCCTTGGGCTTTACATAGTCCCTTTTGCAATTTGCATGGTTGGTCATCTGCTAGGCCCTCAGCTATTCAGACTTCATCTGTGCCTGACACAGATAAAGTTCTGGAACTCATGGATGTTGATGTCCAAAAAGGTTCTGGTATTTCAAAGGAAGAATTGGAAGGTGCGAGAGAAGATGGGGAACTTCCATCATTGGTTGCTTCTGTTTCGAATAATGTTAAGCTTAATTCTTCAAGAAGTTCTAATGTGGAACATACCAAGCAGTTGGCTTTAATTTCAAAGAGCGCTATATCACCAATTAGTAAGACAAAATCACTAAGTTTCAAGAAACATGATGAAGATTCTGATCTCTTGCTGGACACAGATAGTGATCAGGATGATCTTGCATCATTTGAGCCTGAGGTAGAGAATGAAGCTTCCGCTGAACAGGATAAGATGAATGAAAAATTGTGGGTGGAATATGGGGCTAAGGAACATTTACTTGTTTTAACAAGGAACATGGATGCTAAAGGGGGAAATGTAAAGTTAGAAGCAAAG ATTAAAATTAGCATGGAGTATCCTCTTCGGCCTCCGCTTTTTGCTTTGAGTCTTCATTCAACTGGAGAAAATCATGACGAGACTGTTGGCTCTGAATATTGCAATGAACTCCGTGCAATGGAAGCAGAG GTCAATCTTTATATACTAAGAATTTTACCATCGAAGCAAGAGAACTATATTTTAGCCCATCAAGTGCGCTGCCTTGCAATGTTATTTGACTACTTGATGGATGAGGCATCTCCATTTCAAAAAAGGAGTACTTCTGTGGTCGATGTTGGTTTGTGTAAGCCTGTTATCGGCAAACTTCTCGCCAGATCATTTAGAGGAAGGGATCGCAGGAAAATGATATCCTGGAAGGACATGGAATGA